In the Lampris incognitus isolate fLamInc1 chromosome 11, fLamInc1.hap2, whole genome shotgun sequence genome, one interval contains:
- the mettl8 gene encoding mRNA N(3)-methylcytidine methyltransferase METTL8 yields the protein MYTCRRLPPALVANVLDNFSVRLNSTGKRPSAPLGSRILTDPGDVFKHNMWDHVQWTEEEKEKARRKAEENSSVRIPLEEQGKYDTKACTYWDRFYETHQGRFFKDRHWLFLEFPELLPSSPRNIATDGCHGGQRASCAPPGGPPVDSDTRRHQHGGLTQQHKKDDTTECQPSRNGEEGGNDEFAVNATSFPGQHAAFRILEAGCGVGNSVFPIVNSMKETGAFLYCCDFSSRAIQLVKDHPDYNPSSCHAFVHDLREETASFPFPPQSLDVILAVFVLSSIHPARMQGTVNRLCQYLKQGGTFLFRDYGRYDFSQLRFKKGRCLSENFYTRGDGTCVYYFTKDEVHRLFSNAGLEEIQNLEDRRLQVNRGRKVVMRRVWMQGKYRKTHPTPPS from the exons ATGTATACATGTCGGAGACTACCTCCAGCCTTAGTGGCAAACGTTTTGGACAATTTTTCCGTAAGACTCAATAGCACTGGGAAAAGACCCTCTGCTCCATTGGGATCAAGGATTCTAACTGACCCCGGAGACGTCTTCAAGCACAACATGTG GGATCATGTGCAGTGGAcagaggaggagaaagaaaagGCCCGCCGGAAGGCAGAGGAAAATTCTTCGGTTCGCATTCCTTTAGAGGAACAAG GTAAATACGACACGAAGGCTTGCACGTACTGGGACAGGTTTTATGAGACGCACCAGGGCCGGTTCTTCAAAGATCGCCATTGGCTGTTTTTAGAGTTCCCAGAACTGCTGCCTTCGAGCCCTCGAAACATTGCCACAGATGGGTGTCATGGTGGACAACGAGCCTCGTGCGCACCACCGGGTGGGCCCCCCGTGGACTCGGATACCAGGCGCCATCAGCACGGTGGTCTCACTCAACAACACAAAAAGGATGACACAACCGAATGCCAGCCGTCACGTAACGGAGAAGAGGGAGGAAATGATGAATTTGCCGTAAACGCTACCTCTTTCCCTGGACAACATGCCGCTTTCAGGATCTTGGAG GCTGGTTGTGGGGTGGGTAACAGCGTGTTCCCCATTGTCAATTCGATGAA AGAAACGGGTGCATTCTTGTACTGTTGTGACTTTTCCTCCCGTGCCATTCAGCTAGTCAAG GACCATCCGGACTATAATCCCTCTTCGTGTCACGCCTTTGTCCACGACCTGCGGGAAGAAACGGCGTCCTTTCCCTTCCCTCCGCAGAGCCTGGATGTTATTCTGGCGGTCTTTGTGCTCTCCTCCATTCATCCGGCGCG AATGCAAGGAACTGTGAACCGACTGTGCCAATACCTGAAACAAGGAGGGACGTTTCTCTTTCGGGATTACGGCAGATACGATTTCTCCCAGCTCAGGTTTAAGAAAG GACGGTGTCTATCAGAGAATTTCTACACCCGTGGCGATGGAACATGCGTCTACTATTTCACGAAAG ATGAGGTTCACAGATTATTTTCCAACGCCGGACTGGAAGAAATTCAGAATTTGGAGGACAGGAGGCTTCAAGTGAACAGAGGGAGGAAAGTTGTAATGCGCCGAGTGTGGATGCAGGGCAAATACAGGAAAACCCATCCGACTCCTCCATCTTAA